Sequence from the Corallococcus sp. EGB genome:
TCCGTGTCTGCTTCACACGGGCGAGGCGGGGAACCCCAGCTCATGGCGAGTTGGGGTTCCCCTCCCCTGCTTCGGTCAGTGCGCCCAGGCGGCTTGCTGAAGGACGACGCGGTAGCCGTCCGGATCCTCGAAGGTCTTCCCGTTCGCGTCCCAGTACGGATTGCGCGAGGTCACCGGCGCGAAGCCCGCGGCCTCCATCCGGTGGACCCGCGCGGACCAGGCTTCCGGGTCCGGCACGTAGAACACCAGGAGGTGGTCCTCGGTTGGAGCTCGCGGCGCTTCGTGTCCTCGCTCCACCGTGAACTCCAGGTGGTACGGCGCTCCCGGATGCCCGAGCATCACGCCGTCGAACCCCGCGTGGTCCTCGAACCGCCCGAGCACCTCGAAACCCAACCCGTCCCGGTAGAAGCGCACCACCGCGTCCAGGTCCCGTGCCGGCCTCGCGACCCGCAGCTTCACTGTGTCCATGAGTAACCCTCTCGTTCTGGAATCCGTATCCAGGTGGTACCCGTCATAGGATGAAGGGACGCTCTTTTCGCGCGGACCGTGGGCCTGCACCTTGTGCCCATGACCACGAAACAGCAGCCCCTGAACTCCGGCTTCGGCGCCACCACCACCGCTCGCGAGGCTCTGGGCAACACCCGGCTGGAGGGCACCGTCGCCATCGTGACCGGTGGCTACGCGGGCATCGGCTTGGAGACCACCCGCACGCTCCATGCCGCCGGTGCCACCGTCATCGTCCCTGCCCGGACTCCCGACAAGGCCCGCGCCGCGCTCGCGGGCATGGAGCGCGTGGAGCTGGAACAGCTGGATCTCATCGACCCGGCATCCATCGATGCGTTCGCCTCGCGCTTCCTCGAGTCGGGCCGGCCGCTGCACCTGCTGAGCAACAACGCGGGCATCATGGCCGCGCCGCTCACCCGGGATGCGCGCGGGTTCGAATCGCAGTTCGCCACCAACCACCTGGGCCACTTCCAGCTCACCGCCCGGCTGTGGCCCGCGCTGAAGCAGGCAAACGGCGCGCGCGTGGTGTGCCTGTCGTCACGCGGCCACTTCTTCGCGGACGTCGACTTCGAGGACCCCTTCTTCCAGAAGCGCCCCTACGACAAGTGGGTCGCCTACGGGCAGTCGAAGACCGCGAACATCCTCTTCGCGGTCGGGCTGGATGCGCGCGGCGAGCCCCACCGCGTTCGCGCGTTCGCCGTCCATCCCGGCGGCATCCTCACGGAGCTGGTCCGGTCCATGTCCGAGGAGGAGGTCCGCGCCTCCATTGAAAACTCCAACAAGCTGGAGCCGCTGAAGACGCCGGAGCAGGGCGCCGCGACCACGGTCTGGTGCGCGACCAGTCCCCAACTGGCGGGCAAGGGCGGCGTGTACTGCGAGAACGTCGACATCGCGCCGCTCGCGCCTCCCGACGCCACCGTCCGGCGCGGGGTGAAGGAATGGGCCGTGGATCCGAAGCGGGCCGACCGGCTGTGGACCGCGAGCGAGGCGTGGACCGGCGTCCGCTTCAATCCGTGACGCGCGGATCCGCGCGACGTGCGGTCCGAACCGGGAGATGCGGGCTGGATGAACAGCGTCCCCGCGCGCTCCGGGTCGGGACCGGGACGCGGCGCATAGAACGACACGCGAACCTCCCGCCCATCGGGTTCCGAGTCCGTGAGCGTGACGTTCTCGAACTCGACGGGCCCCACCTCCACCTCCGGACGCAATCGCTCACGGCGGCTGCGAAGAAAGCGCGCGAGCTCGACGCGCCCGGGACTGCGGGAGGCGTCCGTCACGAGGCGGAACGTCAGGCGAACCCTCCGCGTGTGGCATCGGCGGCGTCAGCTCCACGCATCGCGTGCGGACGCTCGTGACCACCCCGGACGTCCAGGCGGAAGGCCTCCGCTCCATTTGCATAGTCTGCTATTTTTATTTACATAGCAGGCTATTAAAACAACCAAGACAGTGGGAATCATCGGGGGCGGTCCGGGCGGGCTGATGTTGGCCCGGGTCCTGGCCACTCGGGGCATCACGGCGACGGTGTTCGAGCTGGATGAGCACCCGCTCGCCCGTCCGCAGGGAGGTTCGCTGGACCTGCACGGCGACTCCGGGCTGCGCGCGCTTCGCGAGGCCGGACTGGAGGCGGAGTTCAACGCCGTCGCCCGGTACGACGACCAGGGCGATGCCATCTACGACTCCCAGGGGACGCTCCACTTCCAGCACAACGAGGCGAGCGCCGGCGACCGGCCGGAGATCGACCGCACGCAGCTGCGCGCCATCCTCCTGAACAGCCTCCCTTCGGAACGGATCCGCTGGGGAAGCAAGGTATCCGCCGTGGAGCCGCTCCCCGATGGGCGCTACCGCGTCGTGGGGCCGACGGGCTCGCTCGGCGAGTTCGACCTGGTGGTGGGCGCGGATGGCGCGTGGTCCAAGGTCCGCCCGCTCGTGTCCCCAGCGACGCCGTTCTTCACGGGCGTGCTCTTCATCGAGCTGCAAATCGACGACGTGGACACGCGGCATCCGGAGGTCGCGAGGCTGCTTCCGAGCGGGAAGATCTCCGTGGTCGGAGGCATCCAGGGCCTCATCGCCCAGCGCAGCAGCGACGGCCACGTGCGCGCCTACTTCATGTTCCGGGTGTCCGAGGCGCAGCTCCGGGAAGGGGTCGTGGACACGTCCTCCCCTGCCCGCGCCCGTGAACAGCTCAAGGCGATGCTCCCGGGATGGACGCCCTTGATGCTCACGTTCATCGACGCGAGCAACGACTCGATGGCCGCGCGCCCCATCGTCGCGCTGCCGGTGGGCCACCGGTGGACGCACCGGCCGGGCGTGACGCTGCTCGGGGACGCGGCCCACGTCATGCCGCCCTTTGGCGGCGAGGGCGTGAACATGGCGATGCTCGATGGACTGGAGCTGGGGCTCGCGCTCGCCGCGGACTCCGACTGGAGCCAGGCCGTGAAGGGCTACGAGGCGGCCATGTTCGAGCGCGCCGCCATCGCGGCCGAGGGCTCCATGCAGGGCATGGACTTCCTCTCCGAGCACGCGCTCGAGCACGTGCTGGAGCACTTCCGGGAGATCCCGCGGGAGCTGGCGGCCGCGGGCTCGCACTGAAACGGGAGCCCGAGCGCCCTCCCCTCCCCTACTGCTTCGCGAACACCGCGACCTGTCGCTCGGCGCCGGAGAACGGGAGCCGGTACGCCCGGGCGGACACCACGCGCAGGTTGCGCTCGGCCGCGCGCGCCTGGAGCTCCGCGTCCGTCTGCGCCTTGCCGAGCATCGCCACCACGCGTCCGCCCTCTTCCACGTACGCGGGCGCCAGGTTCAGCCAGTCCGGCAGGTCCATGAACGCGCGCGCGATGAGCACCTGCGCGCGCGGAATCCCCTCCGCCTCCGGCTTCCCTTCCGCCCGGGCGTGAAGTCCGCGCACGCCGACAAGGCGCAGGCTGGCGGCGGCGGCCTTGATGAACGCGATCTTCTTGCCCACCGCGTCCACCAGCGTCACGCCCATGTCCGGCAGCTCCAGCTTGAGCGGCAGTCCCGGGAAGCCCGCGCCCGCGCCCAAATCCAGCAGCGACGTCGCGCCCTTCACCTCCGGCAGCACCGCCAGCGAGTCCAGGAAGTGCTTCTCCAGCACCTCCTCCGGCGCGGTGATGGCCGTGAGGTTCACCTTCGCGTTCCACTTCAAGAGCTCCGCCATCAACTGCTGGAGCCTGGGCCCCACGTCCGGTCCCACGGAGACGCCCAACGCACTGCATCCCGAGGCCAGCAGATCTGCGAACCGCGCGTTATCCACAACACCTCCACCCCGAAGGGTCCTGCAAGTCCTTGGAATCACTCAGGGGAAATGGATCCCCAGAGATGTCCACACGTTATCCACAGCCCTGCTCCTGATCACTTGACGTTTCCTGTCCCCGCTTGAGCGCGACCAGGAGCAGGGACACCGCGGCAGGCGTCAGGCCCGGAATCCGCCGGGCCTGCCCCACCGTCCCGGGCCGGTGCGCGGACAACTTCTCCACGGCCTCCGTGCTCAGGCCGCGCACGTCCGTGAAGCGGAACGCGTCCGGGATGCGCCAGCGGTCGGAGGCCTCCGCCTCGCGCGCCGCGGCCCGGGCGGCCTGGGCGATATAGCCCTCGTACTTCACCTCCACCTCCACCTCCTCCGCGACGTCGGGGGCCAGCGCCGGGAA
This genomic interval carries:
- a CDS encoding VOC family protein yields the protein MDTVKLRVARPARDLDAVVRFYRDGLGFEVLGRFEDHAGFDGVMLGHPGAPYHLEFTVERGHEAPRAPTEDHLLVFYVPDPEAWSARVHRMEAAGFAPVTSRNPYWDANGKTFEDPDGYRVVLQQAAWAH
- a CDS encoding oxidoreductase, which produces MTTKQQPLNSGFGATTTAREALGNTRLEGTVAIVTGGYAGIGLETTRTLHAAGATVIVPARTPDKARAALAGMERVELEQLDLIDPASIDAFASRFLESGRPLHLLSNNAGIMAAPLTRDARGFESQFATNHLGHFQLTARLWPALKQANGARVVCLSSRGHFFADVDFEDPFFQKRPYDKWVAYGQSKTANILFAVGLDARGEPHRVRAFAVHPGGILTELVRSMSEEEVRASIENSNKLEPLKTPEQGAATTVWCATSPQLAGKGGVYCENVDIAPLAPPDATVRRGVKEWAVDPKRADRLWTASEAWTGVRFNP
- a CDS encoding NAD(P)/FAD-dependent oxidoreductase, with product MGIIGGGPGGLMLARVLATRGITATVFELDEHPLARPQGGSLDLHGDSGLRALREAGLEAEFNAVARYDDQGDAIYDSQGTLHFQHNEASAGDRPEIDRTQLRAILLNSLPSERIRWGSKVSAVEPLPDGRYRVVGPTGSLGEFDLVVGADGAWSKVRPLVSPATPFFTGVLFIELQIDDVDTRHPEVARLLPSGKISVVGGIQGLIAQRSSDGHVRAYFMFRVSEAQLREGVVDTSSPARAREQLKAMLPGWTPLMLTFIDASNDSMAARPIVALPVGHRWTHRPGVTLLGDAAHVMPPFGGEGVNMAMLDGLELGLALAADSDWSQAVKGYEAAMFERAAIAAEGSMQGMDFLSEHALEHVLEHFREIPRELAAAGSH
- the rsmG gene encoding 16S rRNA (guanine(527)-N(7))-methyltransferase RsmG, which encodes MDNARFADLLASGCSALGVSVGPDVGPRLQQLMAELLKWNAKVNLTAITAPEEVLEKHFLDSLAVLPEVKGATSLLDLGAGAGFPGLPLKLELPDMGVTLVDAVGKKIAFIKAAAASLRLVGVRGLHARAEGKPEAEGIPRAQVLIARAFMDLPDWLNLAPAYVEEGGRVVAMLGKAQTDAELQARAAERNLRVVSARAYRLPFSGAERQVAVFAKQ